A genomic window from Candidatus Delongbacteria bacterium includes:
- a CDS encoding VOC family protein, with the protein MPNPAKNTICLWYDGDAEEAARFYAQTFPDSSVDAVHRAPGDFPSGQQGDVLTVEFTVLGIPCLGLNGGPAFKHSEAFSFQIATVDQAETDRYWSAIVGNGGQESECGWCKDKWGLSWQITPIALTKAFTSTDPAAAKRAFEAMMQMKKIDVAAIEAAYRG; encoded by the coding sequence ATGCCGAATCCCGCCAAGAACACCATCTGCCTGTGGTACGACGGCGACGCGGAGGAAGCGGCGCGGTTCTACGCCCAGACCTTTCCGGATTCGTCCGTTGACGCCGTGCACCGCGCGCCCGGGGACTTTCCGTCCGGGCAACAGGGAGACGTGCTGACCGTCGAGTTCACCGTGCTGGGCATCCCGTGCCTGGGCCTGAACGGCGGACCGGCCTTCAAGCACAGCGAGGCCTTCTCGTTTCAGATCGCCACGGTGGACCAGGCGGAAACGGACCGCTATTGGAGCGCCATCGTCGGCAACGGCGGCCAGGAGAGCGAGTGCGGCTGGTGCAAAGACAAGTGGGGCTTGTCCTGGCAAATCACTCCCATCGCCCTGACCAAGGCCTTCACCAGCACCGATCCCGCTGCCGCCAAGCGGGCCTTCGAAGCGATGATGCAGATGAAGAAGATCGACGTCGCCGCCATCGAGGCCGCGTATCGGGGTTGA
- a CDS encoding dihydrofolate reductase family protein, which yields MRRIIVHEHLSLDGVIQGPGGPDEDPSGGFALGGWIRKYSDPILGDRLRGQMNSPFDLLLGRKTYDIWAPYWPQHPDAWPNANRATKYVASNSVTSGSWHPTTVLSGDIVTQIEALKRQPGPDLHVWGSTNLVQTLLKHDLLDAFWLLIYPLTLGVGKRLFAAGTIPLEFRLRESTVTPSGVLSATYERSATDRAAR from the coding sequence TTGCGTCGAATCATCGTCCATGAGCACCTCTCGCTCGACGGGGTCATTCAGGGGCCGGGCGGTCCGGACGAGGATCCAAGCGGCGGGTTCGCGCTGGGCGGGTGGATCCGCAAGTACTCAGATCCGATCCTTGGAGACCGCCTGCGTGGGCAAATGAACTCGCCCTTTGACCTGCTATTGGGTCGTAAAACCTATGACATCTGGGCCCCGTACTGGCCCCAACACCCGGACGCGTGGCCGAATGCCAACCGGGCGACGAAGTACGTCGCCTCGAACAGCGTCACCTCGGGCAGCTGGCATCCCACCACCGTACTGAGTGGCGACATCGTCACGCAGATTGAAGCGCTCAAGCGCCAGCCAGGGCCGGACTTGCACGTGTGGGGCAGCACCAATCTGGTTCAAACCCTGCTGAAGCACGATTTGCTCGATGCGTTCTGGTTGCTGATCTACCCCCTGACCTTGGGAGTGGGCAAGCGGCTGTTTGCCGCCGGTACGATTCCGCTGGAGTTCCGTCTGCGGGAAAGCACGGTCACCCCTTCGGGGGTCCTTTCTGCCACCTATGAGCGCAGCGCGACAGACCGGGCCGCGCGCTGA
- a CDS encoding DUF4256 domain-containing protein, with product MELTNTQAEALLGTLERRFEQHAGRHQGVEWTHVLARLESHSHKLRALLEMENTGGEPDVVGQDVQTGELIFCDCAPESPQGRRSVCYDREGLESRKENRPENSAVEMAAAMGIDLLTEAEYRALQQLGSFDNKTSSWVRTPAEIRKLGGALFCDRRYNTIFVYHNGAQSYYAARGFRGSLRV from the coding sequence ATGGAGTTGACGAACACACAAGCGGAAGCGCTGCTCGGGACGCTGGAGCGCCGCTTCGAGCAGCATGCAGGCCGCCATCAGGGCGTGGAATGGACGCACGTTCTTGCCCGGCTGGAGTCCCATTCGCACAAGCTGCGCGCGCTGCTTGAAATGGAGAACACGGGAGGCGAGCCCGACGTGGTGGGCCAGGACGTTCAGACGGGAGAGCTGATCTTCTGCGATTGCGCGCCGGAGAGTCCCCAGGGGAGACGCAGCGTCTGCTACGACCGGGAAGGGCTGGAGTCCCGGAAGGAGAATCGCCCTGAGAACAGCGCCGTGGAGATGGCGGCGGCCATGGGAATCGACTTACTGACGGAGGCGGAGTATCGCGCCCTGCAGCAGCTCGGCAGCTTTGATAACAAAACGTCCAGCTGGGTGCGAACCCCGGCCGAGATCCGGAAACTGGGCGGCGCCCTGTTCTGTGATCGCCGGTACAACACGATCTTCGTGTATCACAATGGCGCTCAATCCTATTATGCTGCCCGGGGGTTCCGCGGATCCCTGCGAGTCTAG
- a CDS encoding SRPBCC domain-containing protein, translating to MSTFHTTRELAAAPEALFDAIREPARLARWWGPAGFTNTFQVFEFQAGGAWRFTMHGPDGKDYVNEAAFLEIIPNALVKIQHLNLPHFELTLALEPSATGTRLGWVAEFEDHEFAERLREFLEGANEENLDRLELELRRGAASTV from the coding sequence GTGTCCACGTTTCACACCACGCGAGAACTGGCCGCCGCGCCGGAGGCCTTGTTCGACGCTATCCGGGAGCCGGCGCGGCTGGCGCGCTGGTGGGGTCCGGCCGGGTTCACCAATACCTTTCAGGTCTTCGAGTTCCAGGCTGGCGGAGCCTGGCGCTTCACCATGCACGGCCCCGACGGGAAGGACTATGTCAATGAAGCCGCCTTCCTGGAGATCATCCCCAATGCCTTGGTCAAGATCCAGCACCTCAACCTGCCGCACTTTGAGCTGACCCTCGCTCTGGAGCCCAGCGCGACGGGGACCCGGCTGGGCTGGGTCGCCGAGTTCGAGGATCACGAGTTCGCGGAGCGGCTGCGGGAGTTTCTGGAAGGGGCCAACGAGGAAAACCTGGATCGGCTGGAGCTCGAGCTGCGCCGCGGCGCCGCCTCCACTGTTTGA
- the rsgA gene encoding ribosome small subunit-dependent GTPase A, with translation MDTQHTELARLGWDQWFADRADAGGAGSLARVAAVDRDLLLLMDAGGSFRGKLAGSYLHRHAQPQELPCVGDWVRVEKSPTEDLGLVQSRLERRTALRRKVAGDSVDFQMIAANVDSVIIVQSCHFDFNLRRLERYLVMIREGGAEPCVLLTKTDLVEPEVLAAQQAEIRAAGVTAPLLCLSNVTGEGLEPLRKTLQAARTYCFVGSSGVGKSTLINQLIGHEALLTRGVSATGEGRHTTVRRELVVIEGGALVIDNPGMREFGLLGAESGIAERFSDVVELTPACRFRNCTHASEPGCAVREALEAGALSASHVEHYRKLKDESEFHQLSYAEKRKKDRDFGKFLKTAKKDLGK, from the coding sequence ATGGATACCCAACACACGGAACTGGCCCGGCTGGGCTGGGATCAATGGTTCGCAGACCGCGCGGACGCGGGGGGCGCGGGAAGCCTGGCCCGGGTGGCGGCGGTGGATCGCGACCTCCTGCTGCTGATGGACGCCGGCGGGAGCTTCCGGGGCAAACTGGCGGGCAGCTATCTCCACCGGCACGCGCAGCCCCAGGAATTGCCCTGCGTCGGCGACTGGGTGCGGGTGGAGAAATCGCCGACGGAAGACCTGGGACTGGTGCAGTCCCGACTGGAGCGCCGGACCGCCCTGCGACGCAAGGTGGCCGGGGACTCGGTTGACTTTCAGATGATCGCGGCCAACGTGGACAGCGTGATCATCGTCCAGTCCTGCCACTTCGACTTCAACCTGCGGCGGCTGGAGCGCTACCTGGTAATGATCCGGGAGGGCGGAGCCGAGCCCTGCGTCCTGCTGACCAAGACGGATCTGGTGGAGCCGGAGGTGCTGGCGGCCCAGCAGGCGGAGATCCGCGCGGCGGGCGTCACGGCGCCGCTGCTCTGCCTGAGCAACGTGACGGGCGAGGGTCTGGAGCCGCTGCGGAAGACGCTGCAGGCGGCCAGGACCTACTGCTTTGTCGGGTCGTCAGGCGTGGGCAAGAGCACGCTCATCAACCAGTTGATCGGGCACGAGGCCCTGCTGACCCGGGGCGTCAGCGCCACGGGCGAAGGCCGGCACACCACCGTCCGGCGGGAACTGGTCGTCATCGAGGGCGGCGCGCTGGTCATCGACAACCCGGGCATGCGCGAGTTCGGCTTGCTGGGGGCGGAGAGCGGGATCGCGGAGCGCTTCTCCGACGTCGTGGAACTGACGCCGGCCTGCCGCTTCCGGAACTGCACGCACGCGAGCGAACCCGGCTGCGCGGTGCGCGAGGCGCTGGAGGCGGGCGCACTTAGCGCCTCGCACGTCGAGCACTACCGCAAGCTCAAGGACGAGTCCGAGTTTCACCAACTGTCCTATGCCGAGAAACGCAAGAAGGACCGCGACTTCGGCAAGTTCCTCAAAACGGCCAAGAAGGACTTGGGCAAGTAG
- a CDS encoding tetratricopeptide repeat protein, whose product MRKRARMALNINALWDYGKPELSEQRFVAALAEAGADEQLILQTQIARSHGLRRNFERARTVLAEVEAKLDGAAPEAQVRYFLELGRSLASTAHPPEALGPEALAAARAHYLKAHELAAQARLDFLAIDALHMLPCVDTEPAQQLEWNERAVAYMEASEQPEAKGWEASLRNNLGYARHLQGDYEEALKQFRLSRAAHERTGRVRNVRIADWMIAWTYRAQQRYAEALELQLELERAWDADQEPDPYVYEELALLYRATGDEARARHYEEKHKTAGQ is encoded by the coding sequence ATGAGAAAGCGAGCCAGGATGGCCTTGAACATCAACGCGCTCTGGGATTACGGCAAACCGGAACTGAGCGAGCAGCGCTTCGTGGCGGCCCTGGCGGAGGCCGGCGCCGACGAACAGCTCATCCTGCAGACCCAGATCGCGCGCAGCCACGGGTTGCGGCGGAATTTCGAGCGGGCGCGAACAGTGCTGGCAGAGGTGGAGGCGAAGCTGGACGGGGCCGCGCCCGAGGCGCAGGTCCGCTACTTCCTGGAACTGGGCCGCAGCTTGGCCTCCACCGCCCATCCGCCGGAAGCCCTGGGCCCCGAGGCGCTGGCGGCGGCCCGTGCGCACTACCTCAAGGCCCATGAATTGGCGGCCCAGGCCCGGCTGGACTTTCTGGCCATCGACGCCCTGCACATGCTGCCCTGCGTGGACACGGAGCCCGCGCAGCAGCTGGAGTGGAACGAGCGCGCCGTTGCCTATATGGAAGCGTCCGAGCAGCCGGAGGCCAAGGGCTGGGAAGCCTCGCTACGCAACAACCTTGGCTACGCGCGGCATCTGCAGGGCGACTACGAGGAGGCCCTCAAGCAGTTCCGGCTCTCGCGAGCCGCCCACGAGCGCACGGGCCGGGTCCGCAACGTCCGGATCGCCGACTGGATGATCGCCTGGACCTATCGCGCCCAGCAGAGATACGCCGAGGCGCTGGAGCTCCAGCTGGAACTGGAGCGCGCCTGGGACGCCGACCAGGAGCCCGATCCCTATGTGTATGAAGAGCTGGCCCTGCTCTACCGAGCCACGGGGGACGAGGCGCGGGCCCGGCACTATGAAGAGAAGCACAAGACCGCCGGCCAATGA
- a CDS encoding DUF3224 domain-containing protein, with amino-acid sequence MNRSAKGEFEVKLQPLPVEGQADGSILGRMSIDKTITGDLVATTHGQMLSARSAVKGSASYVALEQVEGVLEGRRGSFVLQHSGRMQGGQSSLSVTVVPDSGTGELTGLAGDFQILITDGQHRYLFTYTLPADPA; translated from the coding sequence ATGAATCGCAGCGCCAAGGGCGAGTTTGAGGTCAAGCTGCAGCCGCTACCCGTTGAAGGGCAAGCGGATGGCTCCATCTTGGGCCGCATGTCCATCGACAAGACCATCACGGGGGATCTGGTGGCCACCACGCACGGACAGATGCTCAGCGCGCGGTCCGCGGTCAAGGGTTCGGCCAGTTACGTGGCGCTGGAGCAGGTGGAAGGCGTGCTGGAGGGCCGGCGCGGCAGCTTCGTGCTGCAGCACTCGGGCCGCATGCAAGGTGGGCAATCCAGTCTGTCGGTCACGGTGGTGCCGGACTCCGGCACGGGCGAACTGACGGGCCTGGCCGGGGATTTCCAGATCCTCATCACGGACGGCCAACACCGCTACCTCTTCACCTACACGCTGCCGGCGGACCCGGCCTGA
- a CDS encoding cysteine hydrolase, whose amino-acid sequence MATVRDGARSALLIVDVQVGVMRRAWEAARVIGNVALAVERARAAGVPVIWVQHEDEELVRDSADWRWVPELRPASDEVLIHKHFNSAFEETVLEERLAELGITQLVLAGASSNWCIRATAYGALERGYDLTLVEDAHSTASGTFEDGMVIEAAHLVRELNLALTWLSYPGRVNRTLAAGALDFASPGGGIVAAAPTPAA is encoded by the coding sequence ATGGCAACCGTTCGGGATGGCGCGCGCAGCGCCCTGTTGATCGTGGACGTGCAAGTGGGCGTGATGCGCCGGGCCTGGGAGGCGGCGCGGGTCATCGGCAACGTGGCCCTCGCCGTGGAGCGGGCCCGGGCGGCGGGCGTGCCGGTCATCTGGGTGCAGCACGAGGACGAGGAGCTGGTGCGCGACAGCGCGGACTGGCGCTGGGTGCCGGAACTGCGGCCCGCAAGCGACGAAGTGTTGATCCACAAGCACTTCAACTCCGCCTTCGAGGAGACGGTGCTGGAAGAGCGGTTGGCCGAACTGGGCATCACGCAGCTGGTGCTGGCCGGCGCCTCCAGCAACTGGTGCATCCGGGCCACGGCCTATGGCGCACTGGAGCGCGGCTACGATCTGACCCTCGTCGAGGACGCCCACAGCACCGCCAGCGGCACATTCGAGGATGGCATGGTGATCGAGGCGGCGCACCTGGTCCGCGAATTGAACCTCGCGCTGACCTGGCTGAGCTATCCGGGCCGCGTGAACCGCACGCTGGCAGCCGGGGCGCTGGACTTCGCCAGCCCGGGCGGCGGAATCGTGGCTGCGGCCCCGACGCCGGCGGCCTGA
- a CDS encoding DUF2461 domain-containing protein has protein sequence MPATPDLRPALLFLDELARHNQRDWFEAHRSDYEAARGAFEGLIGQVITAFRQADGLGELAARDCVARLHRDVRFSKDKSPYKTNLAALVAPGGWRATAHGYFFHLEPGGRSLLGGGLHDPSPAQLDSFRRAVAQDPAAFRKATGGKVFTEIFGEIVGERLKTAPRGWDPAHPEIATLRLKQVLAVRYLSDEQMCAPDLAAQLIRGCRALRPFLDWLTANGI, from the coding sequence ATGCCTGCCACCCCCGACTTGCGCCCGGCCCTGCTCTTCCTGGACGAACTGGCCCGGCACAATCAACGCGACTGGTTCGAGGCGCATCGATCTGATTACGAAGCCGCCCGCGGCGCTTTCGAGGGCCTGATCGGACAGGTCATCACCGCCTTCCGCCAGGCCGACGGACTGGGCGAGCTGGCGGCACGGGACTGCGTGGCGCGCCTGCATCGCGACGTGCGCTTCTCCAAGGACAAGTCGCCCTACAAGACCAACCTGGCGGCGCTGGTGGCGCCGGGCGGCTGGCGTGCCACCGCCCACGGCTACTTTTTCCACCTGGAACCTGGTGGCCGCTCGCTATTGGGAGGCGGCCTGCACGATCCCAGTCCGGCGCAACTGGACAGCTTCCGCCGGGCCGTGGCCCAGGATCCCGCCGCCTTCCGCAAGGCCACGGGCGGCAAGGTCTTCACCGAGATATTCGGCGAGATCGTGGGCGAGCGCCTCAAAACCGCGCCGCGCGGCTGGGATCCGGCGCATCCGGAGATCGCCACGCTGCGGCTGAAGCAGGTGCTGGCCGTGCGCTACCTGAGCGACGAGCAAATGTGCGCGCCAGACCTGGCCGCCCAGCTGATCCGCGGCTGCCGCGCCCTGCGGCCCTTCCTGGACTGGCTGACCGCCAACGGGATTTGA
- a CDS encoding ribbon-helix-helix protein, CopG family, with amino-acid sequence MSVTTVRLGQDVEETLDALSDKLQRSKSWLINQALKEFIERQELEQIRWNETLDAMESVANGQLISGDAVHTWLRSWGTKNEIVPPRVGQ; translated from the coding sequence ATGAGTGTTACAACCGTGAGGCTGGGTCAGGATGTCGAGGAGACGCTTGATGCCTTATCCGACAAGCTCCAGCGGAGCAAAAGCTGGTTGATCAACCAAGCACTCAAAGAGTTCATCGAACGTCAGGAACTGGAACAAATCCGCTGGAACGAAACACTGGACGCAATGGAATCCGTTGCGAATGGACAATTGATCTCGGGTGATGCCGTTCATACTTGGTTACGCAGCTGGGGAACGAAAAATGAGATCGTCCCTCCGCGAGTCGGTCAATGA
- a CDS encoding type II toxin-antitoxin system RelE/ParE family toxin, producing MRLIYSTNAVNDLIRLRSFIEEKNPTIAARIAEELVKRIDALLQYPEMGHSVALAPEPNSIRDMVFGDYVVRYVPRGEVLIILRIWHHYENR from the coding sequence ATGAGGCTGATTTACTCAACAAATGCGGTGAATGACCTCATTCGATTACGGTCATTCATCGAAGAAAAGAACCCGACTATCGCGGCTAGAATTGCGGAAGAGCTGGTTAAGCGAATTGATGCACTTCTGCAGTATCCTGAAATGGGACACTCCGTCGCCTTAGCGCCTGAACCAAATTCTATACGAGACATGGTGTTTGGTGACTATGTGGTGCGCTATGTCCCTCGCGGCGAAGTGCTGATCATACTACGAATTTGGCATCACTACGAAAACCGATGA
- a CDS encoding two-component regulator propeller domain-containing protein: protein MKHGTAIRTPLCATLTRGALVAFALTLLVIASACIKPSGDLSTAIQTGANQPIAVAPAAPPADPISQFVRRIHEDRRGHLWLGTNGDGVARWNGKALEYFSLPQGFGGVAVRGIVEGADGSLWFGTEGGLTKFDGASFTNYTVRDGLVSDDVWCLAFDRRGDLWVGTLQGVCRFDGARFTPFELPEAEPDPTVGVTSARMVRSITEDRAGRLWFGTNGGAYVYDGRSLRNYNEADGLANDIVNSILEDRNGRVWFATHHNGVCYLEGETFTAVTDADGVQGTEVWDLFLDRAGEIWFPVENVSTARPSGATMRPMG, encoded by the coding sequence ATGAAGCACGGCACCGCTATTCGTACCCCCCTGTGCGCCACCCTTACCCGTGGCGCCTTGGTCGCGTTCGCGTTGACCTTGCTCGTCATCGCCAGCGCGTGCATCAAGCCGTCCGGGGACCTCTCGACCGCGATCCAGACCGGTGCAAACCAACCCATTGCTGTCGCGCCCGCTGCGCCACCCGCTGACCCGATCAGCCAGTTTGTGCGCCGCATCCACGAGGACCGCCGGGGTCACTTGTGGCTCGGGACCAACGGCGATGGCGTTGCACGTTGGAATGGCAAGGCCCTCGAGTACTTCTCGCTCCCGCAGGGCTTTGGTGGCGTCGCGGTGCGCGGGATCGTCGAGGGTGCCGACGGCAGCCTTTGGTTCGGGACGGAAGGCGGTCTGACGAAGTTCGACGGCGCGTCATTCACGAACTACACGGTGCGCGACGGGCTGGTCAGCGACGACGTCTGGTGCCTGGCCTTCGACCGTCGTGGCGACCTGTGGGTGGGTACGCTGCAGGGAGTGTGCCGGTTTGACGGAGCCCGCTTCACGCCCTTCGAGCTGCCGGAGGCCGAGCCGGATCCAACGGTTGGCGTGACCAGCGCGCGCATGGTTCGAAGCATCACCGAGGATCGGGCCGGCCGCCTGTGGTTCGGCACCAACGGCGGGGCGTACGTCTACGACGGCAGATCGCTGCGCAACTACAACGAGGCCGACGGCCTGGCGAACGACATCGTCAACAGCATCCTCGAGGACCGGAATGGCCGCGTCTGGTTTGCGACGCACCACAACGGCGTCTGCTACCTGGAGGGAGAGACGTTCACCGCCGTCACCGACGCCGACGGTGTCCAAGGCACGGAAGTGTGGGACCTCTTCCTGGATCGGGCCGGTGAGATCTGGTTTCCCGTCGAGAACGTTTCAACGGCAAGACCTTCCGGCGCTACAATGAGGCCAATGGGCTGA
- a CDS encoding OsmC family protein produces the protein MSEYEMEVVWARDGAVFSDNRYSRRHRWQFDGGVDVPASSSPHLVPVLLSEVAAVDPEEAFVASLASCHMLWLLSIAAARGYIVDSYRDRAVGVMGKAASGNAAMLSVTLHPMVDFVGERLPTKEQIIALHEEAHSQCYIANSVKTDVRCEPVVPAAGELS, from the coding sequence ATGTCCGAGTATGAGATGGAGGTCGTATGGGCGCGAGATGGTGCGGTCTTCAGTGACAATCGCTATAGCCGCCGTCATCGCTGGCAATTCGATGGCGGCGTTGACGTGCCAGCATCTTCGTCCCCGCACCTGGTTCCAGTCCTGCTATCGGAAGTAGCGGCCGTCGATCCCGAAGAAGCCTTCGTGGCCAGCCTGGCCAGCTGCCACATGCTGTGGCTTCTGTCGATCGCTGCCGCGCGCGGCTATATAGTTGATAGCTATCGCGATAGGGCTGTTGGAGTGATGGGCAAGGCCGCGTCCGGCAACGCCGCCATGCTCAGCGTGACGCTTCACCCAATGGTGGACTTTGTCGGCGAGCGACTTCCGACCAAGGAACAAATCATTGCATTACACGAGGAAGCCCACAGCCAGTGCTACATCGCCAATTCGGTCAAGACGGATGTGCGCTGTGAGCCTGTCGTTCCAGCAGCGGGAGAACTGTCATGA
- a CDS encoding dihydrofolate reductase family protein, translated as MTRVRVESFTISLDGYGAGPNQDINNPLGVGGTDLHQWLFPTRTLQQSLFGKEGGTTGVDDDFAARGFKQVGAWILGRNMFSPSRGPWTDLSWKGWWGDNPPYHVPVFILTHHARPPIEMEGGTTFHFVTGGLREALERARAAAGGLDVRIGGGANTIQQALRERLIDELHIAIAPVLLGGGERLFEGVDLRALGYQCVEYAPSEKATHVVLRLPERADA; from the coding sequence ATGACACGAGTCCGTGTTGAGAGCTTCACCATCTCCCTGGATGGCTACGGAGCAGGTCCCAATCAAGACATCAACAATCCCCTCGGCGTAGGCGGGACGGACCTGCACCAGTGGCTGTTTCCCACCCGCACGCTGCAACAATCCTTGTTCGGGAAGGAGGGTGGCACGACCGGGGTTGACGATGACTTCGCCGCCCGCGGCTTCAAGCAGGTGGGGGCCTGGATCCTCGGGCGCAACATGTTCAGCCCCTCTCGGGGGCCCTGGACGGACCTGAGCTGGAAAGGCTGGTGGGGAGACAATCCGCCCTATCACGTGCCGGTCTTCATCCTGACTCATCACGCCCGTCCACCCATCGAGATGGAGGGCGGCACGACCTTCCACTTCGTCACGGGCGGCCTGCGAGAGGCGCTGGAGCGGGCCCGCGCGGCGGCCGGCGGGCTGGACGTGCGCATCGGTGGCGGGGCGAACACCATCCAGCAGGCGCTGCGCGAGCGCCTCATTGATGAACTGCACATCGCCATCGCCCCCGTCCTGCTCGGCGGCGGCGAACGGCTGTTCGAAGGGGTGGATCTGCGGGCGCTGGGCTACCAGTGCGTCGAGTACGCCCCGTCGGAGAAGGCCACGCACGTCGTCCTGCGGCTGCCGGAGCGCGCGGACGCCTGA
- a CDS encoding type II toxin-antitoxin system RelE/ParE family toxin — translation MIKTFADKTTRDLYANGTNKRLPVDLVRRALRRLEYIDHATRIEDLNAPPSNRLPALGGDRQGQFAISINDQWRICFRFVDGDAFGVELVDYH, via the coding sequence ATGATCAAAACGTTTGCGGACAAGACAACTCGCGACCTGTACGCAAATGGCACCAACAAGCGCCTGCCCGTGGATCTTGTGAGGCGGGCACTTCGCAGGTTGGAATACATCGATCATGCAACCAGAATAGAAGATCTTAACGCCCCACCAAGTAATAGATTACCTGCATTAGGCGGAGATCGTCAGGGACAGTTTGCAATCTCAATCAACGACCAATGGAGAATTTGTTTTCGCTTTGTGGATGGAGATGCTTTCGGTGTAGAGCTGGTAGATTATCATTAG
- a CDS encoding HigA family addiction module antitoxin — MSLLNDQARTIKPIHPGEMLREDFLPDFKLTTASLAALLGVSRQTVNELLRERRAVSPEMALRLSRLFGNSPEFWLNAQRAVDLWEAARAVKSSVMQISPLRAS, encoded by the coding sequence ATGAGTCTCTTGAATGACCAAGCACGCACTATTAAACCAATACATCCAGGCGAGATGCTTCGCGAAGACTTCTTGCCGGATTTTAAACTGACCACGGCGTCATTGGCTGCCTTATTGGGTGTTTCCAGGCAGACCGTCAATGAGCTGCTGAGAGAGCGGCGAGCCGTGAGTCCTGAAATGGCATTACGGCTGTCGCGCCTGTTTGGAAACTCGCCAGAGTTTTGGCTGAATGCTCAACGTGCCGTCGACCTGTGGGAAGCGGCGCGAGCGGTAAAGTCCAGCGTAATGCAAATCTCTCCACTGAGGGCGTCCTAA
- a CDS encoding DUF3303 family protein, which translates to MLFMIIEHFCGGDPQPVYARFREQGRLAPPELQYVNSWVTEDLTRCYQVMESPDRARLEEWMRAWADLVDFEVIPVLTSPEAAARVLER; encoded by the coding sequence ATGCTGTTCATGATCATCGAGCACTTCTGCGGGGGCGATCCCCAGCCCGTCTATGCGAGATTCCGTGAGCAGGGGCGGCTGGCGCCCCCGGAACTGCAGTACGTCAACAGCTGGGTGACGGAGGATCTCACGCGCTGCTACCAAGTGATGGAGAGCCCGGATCGCGCCCGGCTGGAGGAGTGGATGCGGGCCTGGGCGGATCTGGTTGATTTTGAAGTCATTCCGGTGCTCACCTCGCCGGAGGCGGCAGCGCGCGTGTTGGAGCGCTAG
- a CDS encoding transcriptional regulator, whose translation MDAKEQAVLEAMRQAGKPVKGGDVAAAIGMDPKDVGKIIAALKKSGQVVSPKNCYYEPAK comes from the coding sequence ATGGACGCCAAGGAACAAGCGGTGCTGGAAGCCATGCGGCAGGCGGGCAAGCCCGTCAAGGGCGGGGACGTGGCCGCGGCCATCGGCATGGATCCCAAGGACGTGGGCAAGATCATCGCCGCGCTGAAGAAGTCCGGCCAGGTGGTCTCGCCCAAGAACTGCTACTACGAACCGGCCAAGTAG
- a CDS encoding VOC family protein — protein sequence MTPVIDHVQVTVDDLDNAIPFYDLLLGLVGFHVELKTRASVPEHEFEVVEYRHPRLAFAINSPRAVLRGARVQRRRPGSLHHLAFQAESRAEVDRVAAALIAAGLPLVGGPGLWPQHGPDYYAVFVKDPDGLKYEVVHNPHPHC from the coding sequence ATGACGCCGGTCATCGATCACGTGCAGGTCACCGTGGACGACCTGGACAACGCCATCCCCTTCTACGATCTGCTACTTGGCTTGGTGGGCTTCCACGTGGAATTGAAAACCCGTGCCAGCGTCCCGGAGCACGAGTTCGAGGTGGTGGAGTATCGACACCCGCGCCTGGCCTTTGCCATCAACTCGCCCCGGGCGGTCCTGCGTGGGGCGCGCGTCCAGCGGCGCCGGCCGGGCTCCCTGCACCATTTGGCCTTCCAGGCGGAATCCCGCGCCGAGGTGGATCGGGTCGCCGCGGCGCTGATCGCCGCCGGCCTGCCGCTGGTGGGGGGACCGGGGCTCTGGCCCCAACACGGCCCGGACTACTACGCTGTCTTCGTCAAGGACCCGGACGGACTGAAGTACGAAGTCGTCCACAATCCGCACCCCCACTGCTGA